One Arcobacter sp. FWKO B genomic window, CCTTGCAAAACACCTTTTGCAGATTTTGAACTTGAACTATTTTTTTCATACCTTCAACCTTTTTGTAATGCCAGATTTCTCACAGAGAGTGCAAGCACAAAATCTGGTGCATCTTTAAAGACAAGCCCAGTCAGAGACTGGGGTTCCATCAACACCTTCACCCTTCACCCTATTTCCTAACAACCCTAGAATTAAGCAACACAACAGCCACCGCAGTTGTAAGCACCAAAAGCAATGATGGAAAGCCTACTTTATAAAGCATCTCATTACTTGCAAGCTCATATATCCTCACAGCCAATGTATCAAAGTTAAATGGTCGTAGGATTAAAGTAGCAGGAAGTTCTTTTGCAATATCTATATAAAGTATCAAAAATCCACTTATTATATAAGGTTTCATTAGTGGAAGATAAACTTTAAATATATTGCCACTCTCACTTTTTCCAAAAACTTTACTTGCATCATCTATACTACTATCAATCCTACTAAAACCATTTTCAACTGAACCTATACTAACTGCAAAATATCTTGTAGTATAAGCAAAAACAAGCATAAAAAATGTACCACTCAGTACAACTGTACCAAGTGCTCTATCAATAAAATGACTAAACAATAACAATCCTATACCTACAACAGCACCTGGTATTGAATACCCAAGAATTGATAGCTTATGAGTTACAGCACTTAGCTTTGTGGGATAAAAACGGATTAGATACACCACCACAAAAGATAAGAATATTATCACCCCAGATGAAGCGATATTCAAAGACAATGTATTGTACAAAAATCCAAAAGCACTAAAATCCAAAGTATCAATATCAAGCCAAAACCAATACACAAGTACCCCAGTTGGGATAAGCAAAGTAAACAACACTATCAAAAAAGAGATACCAAAAGCTAGTATGTTTTTAGCCCCTTGAAGTTTGATTTTTGAAGCTTTTTTACCACTATGAGTGGAACTTGCAAATCTGTATTTTTTGCGTATCAAACTCTCAGTCCACAAAATCCCAAATACAAATACAAGCAAAACAATAGCTACTCGTATAGCCCCAGCCAAATCCCCATATCCAAACCAGTTTTTGAAAATTCCCACACTAAAAGTATCAATTCCAAAATAAACAACTGTCCCATAATCACTCAAAGTCTCCATAATTGCCAATATACTTCCAGCAAAAATAGCTGGATAAGCAAGGGGAAAATAGACTCTAAAAAAAGCTTTTATAGGTGAAATTTGTTGCAAGCTTACTAGCTCACTTACAGTTGAAGAAACTGAACCAAAAGAGACTCTAGCTAATATATAAACATAAGGAAACATAGAAATACCAAATATAAATATAGCCCCATAGAGGTTTTGTACATCAAGTCTTAGGTTATTATTTCCAAAAAGTGATGATAAAATACCACGAAATTCAAAAAATCCCACATAAGTATATCCTATCACATAAGCTGGATAAGCAAGAGGCAAAACAAATAAAACAGCAAAAATCTTATCTCCAAAATACTCAAATCTAGCACTCAAATATGAACTAACAGTCCCTAAAATAACCACAAGAATAAAAGTACCAATAGTTAAAAAAAGAGTATTTTGAAAATACGACAACATCTCAGTTTGAGTAAAATTTGACAAAGACAAATCACCCTCTACAATAAAGTAGATAAAAAGTGCAAGTATAGGAAGAGCTACACTTAGCCCTATAAGTGGAGCTAGATAGTATTTGAATTTCATTAAAACCTTTTAATAATTAATAGTTAATAACTAACAACTAATAATTATGGAATTGCTTCGCAATAAATTATAATCGCTTTAGCGATACCACAATTATTAATTATTCATTATTAGTTATTAGTTAATTTTATTTCCAATTCCCATGCGTAGCAATCTCTACAGCTTTTTTGTTGTATTTACCAACTTCATTTAAAGGTAATTGGTCTTCTTTAAATTCACCCCAAGATGCTACTGTTCCAGAAGCTTTTACTGCTTCGTTTACAGGAAATTCATGGTTTGCTTCTGCAAACATTGTTTGAGCCTCAGTCGAACTTAAAAATTCTATTAGTTTAACAGCATTTTCCTTATTTTTAGCATATTTAGTAACTCCTGCTCCTGAAATATTCATATGAGTTCCTTGTGCATCTTGTGCTGGGAAGAATATTTTTACACTATTTGCTATTTCTACATCTTTTGTATCTTTACTATTTAGCATAATTCCTAGATAATAAGTATTTACTATTGCAATATCACCATCACCAGCTGCAACTGCCCTGATTTGATCTCTATCATTCCCTTTTGGATCTCTAGCAAAGTTTGCAACAAGACCTTTTGTAAACTCTAGTGCTTTTGCTTCGCCATGGTTTGCTATGATTGAAGCAAGAAGTGATTTATTGTATGCATTTGTAGATGTTCTTGTGATTATTTTACCTTTGAGTTTAGGATCAGTTAGTCCCATATAATCACTCAAATCTTTTGGATCTACTTTTGCTGGGTTATATACAAAAACTCTAGCTCTTTTTGTAAGTCCATACCACTCACCTGCATCATCTCTTAAATGTGCTGGTATATTTTGGTTTAGTGTATTTGATGTTACACTTTGAAGTAAACCTCTTTCTTTTGCTTCATAAAGATTTCCAATATCAGCAGTTATTAGCATATCTGCTGGTGTATTTGTACCTTCAATAGCTAGTTTTGCTACAAGTTCTTCAGCTTTTGCTGTAACAACATTTACTTTTATACCTGTAGTTTGCGAAAACTTAGCAAACAACTCTTTGTCACTATCATAATGTCTATGTGAATAAACATTAACTTCATTTGCCATCATAGCACTAGCAGCAATACTAAATGCTACTGCACCTTTTATAACTTTAGATAATATACCCATTTGATTACTCCATAACTTTTATTTATAAAATAATACAATATCTAAACTTAAAATATTCTGATAGTTGTTATCACTATATAAATCAGTAAATATCTTAAAATAAAAACCAAGAATTAAAATTTTGTGATTTAAGTTATTTTTGGATACTATAAACACATACCAGAAGAACAAAAAGGCAAAATAGATGCGAGACCAAATAGCTAAAATAGAACTATGTTTTTTAACTAAAAAAGATCATAAAGCAGTGTGTGATTTAATGAAAGATGAGTATAAACATCTACAAAATTCTACTTGGGAATCTTGGCAACTCAAAGCACTCATAACTAAATTCCCAAAAGGTCAAGTTGGAATCAAAATAGATGGAAAACTTGCTGGATTTGCTTTGAGTATTATTGTGGACTATACACTTTTTGATGATATGCACACTTACAAAGATATTACAGGAAATTATACATTTAATACCCACAATGCTTTGGGGGATACTTTATATGGAGTGGATGTATTTGTTAGCAAAAAATATAGAGGTTTGAGACTTGGAAGAAGACTTTATGACTATAGAAAAGAGTTATGCGAAGAACTCAATCTCAAAGGGATTATCTTTGGTGGAAGATTGCCAAATTATCAAAATTATGCCACAGATATTTCACCAAAAGAGTATATCCAAAAAGTAAAAGCAAAAGAGATTCATGACCCAGTATTAAATTTTCAACTCTCAAATGACTTTTATGTAAGAAGAATAATCCAAAATTATCTTGAAGGTGATACCCAAAGTCATGAATATGCAGCACTTCTTACATGGAACAATATCTACTATGCAAAACCAAAGAAAAATCCAAATACCCAAAAAACTGTTATTCGACTTGGACTTATTCAATGGCAAGTAAGACCGTATAACAATATAGCAGAAGTACTTGAACAAGCAGAGTTTTTCATAGATGCTGTTTCAAACTATAGAAGTGATTTTGTACTTTTTCCAGAGTTTTTCAATGCCCCTCTTATGGCAAAATACAACCATCTAAGCGAAGCAGAAGCTATTAGAGCCCTTGCTGGATATACAGACCAATTTAAACAAGAGTTTTCAAAACTTGCAGTTTCATATAACATAAACATCATCACAGGAAGTATGCCAGAACTTATTGATGACCACTTGTACAATGTTGGATTTTTGTGTAAAAGAGATGGAAGTGTAGAAAAATATGCAAAAATCCATGTGACTCCAGATGAGAAAAAGATTTGGGGACTCAAAGGCTCAAATGAGATAAAAACATTTAATACTGACTGTGGAAAAATTGGAGTGCTTATCTGTTATGATGCAGAGTTTCCAGAACTTAGCAGAATACTAGCATCTGAGGGGATGCAAATACTTTTTGTCCCATTTTTAACAGATACTCAAAATGGCTACTCAAGAGTAAGGATATGTTCACAAGCTAGAGCCGTAGAAAATGAATGTTATGTAGCAATTGCTGGATGTGTTGGAAACTTACCAAAAGTACATAATATGGATATTCAATACGCTCAATCAGCAGTTTTTACCCCTTGTGACTTTGCCTTTTCGACCAATGGAGTCAAAGCAGAATCTACTCCAAATACGGAGATGATACTAGTAGCGGATGTGGATCTTGACCTTCTCAAAGAGTTACATAATTTTGGAAGTGTAAATAATCTCAAAGATAGACGAACAGATATGTATGAAATCAAACTAAAAGGACGAACACCTAAATAAATACTAGCTCTTTATCTATCTTTTCTCATAATTACATTTCAGAGGAATTAATTCTTGATTTCAAATAAATAAGTATAAAAGCTACACAAAGACTCAAAATTGCAGGTCCTATGATAATTCCCCATCCTCCAAAAACCCCAATACCTGCTAACATAGCTAAAAGAATAAATAATTCATTCAGCTTATAATGCAGTGAAAACTTTTTATTAATATATTTCATAAAAATAAGTCGTAAGATATTATCTATTAATCCAGACAAAACTACAGTGGTAAATAACACAATAATACCAGCAAAAAGATAATTTTGATTTAAAAGCTCGATAATTATAAGTGGAACAATCACTACATATGCCCCTATTACAGGAATAGCAGTTGCAAACCCAACAGACATACCAACATAAAAAGCATCATAATCTGTAGTAAAGTATAAAAATAATCCAAACGCAATACCTTGAGTGACCATACTAAATACCGTACTAAAAAATACTGATGATATGGTATTGCTAAATTCAGCGTATAAAATTCGTTTAAATCTTTTTACCATCGGTAAAAGTCTAGTTATTAAAATAAAAATATTATAACCATAAATATTGAACAGAAAATAGAAAAATAAAATTAAAAAGAATTGATATACAATACCATTAATTTTCCAAAAAAACTGTGCTACATTATTTAAAATTGATTTGATTACATCAATATCAACATTAAAAATATCAAACTCCCCTAAAAGTGCATTTATAGATTCTTGAAAAACATCAAAAGGTTTTGGAAGATTTTTAAGATAAGCCACTATATTCTGTGTATATTGCATTACTTGATCACTACTAATATTTGGAATCAACTGATAAGATAAACCCACAAAATATATAAATGGCAAGAATACAAACAAAAAAAGTGTTAAAGTTAAAAAACTAGATACTAAAACTCTTCTATAGGAAAAGTTGAGTTTAGTATATAAAGCTTCATAAATAGGACGAGTAGCAATTGCTAAGATTGCACCTATAGTTATACTCATCAAATAGCTTTGAAAAATATACCCTATTGATAAGAAACTTCCAATCAAAACCGTAATCATAAAGTGTTTTGAAACCATTAAAATACCTTGTAAATTAAATCTTTTGTTGCAATATTTTTTTATCTATGTCAATCACAAATTAGAATTTACAAGATATTTCAAAAATGTCTCAACTTTTCTATAGCAATATTATACTTTAATTGTGATATGTTTATTGTATCATACTTTTTGCAAAAATAGATAAAATATATTTATTGATGTTCTTTGACCCACTCTTCATCTTGTCTAGGGTCAAATTCTGGCAAAATAGCCCCAGAAGCTACTGGTACATTGACAAAAACACTCATATCATCATCAGCAACCCTTTTTCTTGATAAAGAATAAAATCCAAGAAATATCCCTAAAATTGCAAATATTACAAATATAAACTCACCATAAAACTCTAGCCCAATACCTATTACAATAGGAGCTACAAAAGAACCTAAACCATAGCTAAAAAGCAATGCCCTACTTATTTCTACTATATCTTTATTATCATCTATCACATCATTTGCCCTTGCCAAAGACAAAGCATAAAGACAAAATATGCTCACTCCCAAAGAAAATCCAAGGATATAAAACACTATACTACTTTGTGGTAAAAAAACAAACAAAATAGCAACAAAAGATGTAAAAAATCCACTAAAAGCTATAAGTTTTCTTCTACCATATTTATCAGAAAGCATCCCTATAGGCCACTGTGCAATAAGCCCACCAATTAGAGTAATAGTCATAAAAAGCGACACAACTTCATAAGAAGCAAATTTATCTATCAAATAAACAGGTATCATAGTAAAAAATCCACCCACAAAAAACCCACCAATAAAACTCCCAGTAAGAGCAAGTGGAACTATTGCGTAAAGTTTAGGAAAGCTTACCTTTTCAAAAGGTTTTAAAATAGGCTCTTTTATCTTTGTCATTGATATAAAAACTACTGAAATAAGTACCAAAATAGAACCTATTATAAATATAGCATATTTATAATCTTCTTCAATATTCAAAAACTGTTGCCCCAAGGCAGTAGAAAGATAAAAGATTATTGTATAAATAGCAAGAATTTTCCCCCTTTGAGACTCATCACTTTTTTCATTTAGCCAACTCTCTAAAATAATCAAAAGCCCATAAAAAGAAAACCCACTAATAAGTCTCAAAACTGCCCACAAAGCTTCATTGAAGAAAATTGCATGAAGTAAAAATGCCATCACCATACATGAAGCAAAAGTAGCAAAACTTCGTATATGCCCAACAGCTGATATTATTTTTTGGCTAAATATGGAGGATAATATAGCCCCAAGGAAAAAAGCAGAATTAATAAGCCCTATTAAAAAATCACTTGTACCACTATCTTTAAGATAAACCCCCACAAATGTGAGAATCATACCATAACCTATAGCCAAAAAAGCTATCGCAAAAAATAGTGATGAAATAGGAATAATTAGTGTTTTAGTATTTGATAACATAGCCTTATCTTAGCAAAATAAACTTAAACTCAAATTATTCAATAGAGTCTTATTTTGGAGTTTAACCTATGATTTTTGCATAACGGAACCCCAGATTCATCTGGGCTTGTCTTAAAGATTACCAGATTTTGTGCGAAGCACTCTCTTTGAGTCAATCTGGCGTATATAAAATACCTAAACTAAAAGTTGGAGTTTCCTAATTAAATCGCTTTAGCGATACCGTTTCCTTGAAAAGCGATGGTTATTAAATATTTTACTTCCCTTTAAATCTTGACTATCATTTTGGAAGAAAACCATTTTCTATGAACAAAAGTTTTATATTTTATCAAAATCACTTTTATTTACATCTAAAATACTACAGATATGTTTAAATATATAATCTGATAACTTTTTAACTCTCTGGATTTCTTCTTTAGATGGCAAAGTTTTATTTATAGCAGGATACCTTTGTTTGGTATGATATGTAGTAGCAATAGCTAAAAGCATTAACTCATCTTCATCAAAATCAAAATACTCAGATAGCATCTCATGTAACTCTATAAGGTTATGAGTTTTTTCTATTGGTTTATTTTGATATGCAATAAGTGACTTAAACATTTTTTCTAATGCCTGATGATATAAATATCCAATAGTATCAGTATAATGTCCAGAAATAAAAAGGATATTTGCTGAGTCTAAATCATGGAATGCTTTTTCAATCCACTCGTTTGCATAAGTTTTATTAGCCATATAGCTTTATACCTTTTTGTAGTATATCAGTTTTATAAAAGCTATCTTCTCTTCCCAAGATTTCTTGCTTCGTTGCACTTAAAATATCAAACCCTATTTTATATTTTTTCATTAAATCTCTTAATTTTAATAAAGCTAAAGCGTCTATATTATTTACAGGACTATTTTTTTCGATAAATAAATCAATATCACTATCATCAGTTGGTGTGCCGTATGCGTAGCTTCCAAAGAGGATTATTTTATCTGGATTAAGTGGTTTTAGTCGTTCTATAATAAGTGGTTTTAATTCTTCTATGTCTATCTTTGGCACTTTTTCCTCCTCTTTACTTGTCTTTTAATTATTATATCTGATTTAGGTACTATTCTACTTAAAAGAACTTTTCACATAAACCATCTTAAACCTATCACCCATCCCAGTAGGTTCTAGCAAAATCTTAACCTTATTTACCTCTTTTAGATAGTGTTCTTCAGTAGTGTTTTTTTTCAAAATCTCAAGTAAATCAATTATCCCAAACTCTACTAAAGCTTGAAGTTGTGTACGAAACTCAACTTCACACCCCACATCTTTAAAGCAATCCATAAGATAAGAAAATGGCACATCATAAGTAATATCACTTACCTTATAAAGCTCTTTTAGACTCAAACCTTCTTCAAATATAGGATAAACCTTGTGTTTGTGATAAATCCTAGCTGAAAAGTCATTTCTAGTATAAATATCACCATAATCAAAAGTACAAAAATGAAAAACACCTATATTTTCACTCAAAGTTTTTGCAAACTCTTTGTAATATAATGGATACTCACCTTTTTCTACTTTATACTTTGAGCAAAATTCTAAAATCTCTTTATCATCACAATTTTCAAATTTTATATTATGTTCATCATCTACAAAAGCTTTTTGCAATACACCATCTTTTGTATATATAAGCTCACAAGCAAATGCATCAAATATTTCATTTGCAACCACAAAGGCACTACTTAATTTTACTTCACTTATATCTTGGTAATGAACTAGTTTTATTTCGTCATCAAAAGATACTTTAAAATACTCTTTTTGTGACTCTCTTAAGTGTTCATATCTCTCAACGATAGCAAATTTTAAAGTCCCTAAAAGTTCTGGTTTTAATGTATAAATAAACTGTATAATATCACTCAACAAATACCCATGATGAGCACCAATTTCAACTATAGTGGTATCATTTGGAAGCTCACCATTTTCTATAACTTGGATTATTTTTTTGGCGATAGAGCCACCAAAAAACATACTTGTACTCACCGCTGTATAAAAATCACCACTTTTACCTATAGCTTTATATTTACTATAATATCCATCTTCTCCATAAAGCCAGTCATTGAAATAAGAGCTAAATTCTTGCATATAGTTCCAACAGCTCCATTTGAAGCTCATAGTTAAATATATTTACATCTTGTTCTTTTATAGACTTTGAGTTTTGCATAGTTTGCAAATCCAAATCAGTTTTAAGTCCAGCAATACTTAACTCTTCCATTTGTCTTACAAGTGATGAATAACTTTCAAGTTCTTCTTTAGCAATATCAAGTTTTTGTTTAACTCTATTTATACTTGCTATTTTTGTTTTGTATAATGATTCTTCTTCAGCTTTTACTATATTTGTTTGTATTTTTGATTTAATATACTCTATTCTTGCACTTTGTGTTTCATTTAAAACTCTCACATCAAGAGGAACAACTACACTAAAACCATATTTTTGTGATTCGCTACTAGAAGTTGCAGTAGTGTGGTCACCATGATATTTTGTATAGTTATACACAACATTTACTGTTGGTAAATATTTAGCCAGTATCATTCCACTATAGTGATAGTCTTTGTTTGCAGTGTATTCTTGTTTTTGTATAACTTTATTTTTTTCCATAAACTCTTCTTCACTCAAAAGCTCCAAAGACGGCAGTTCAAGCTCACTATAAGACACATCACTTAAAGTATCAAACTTATTTATCAAAGCAACCTTGTTATACTCCAAATCTGCTAAAGAAAGTTTTTTTGAACTCAAATCTAAAAGTGCATTGTCAAGGTAACTAGCATCTAGTATACCCCCCATAACCTGCTCTTTTTTTCTTAAAACATCAAGCTCACTATTTTTCACTAAAAGTTCTTGTTTTTTAATCTGTGCTATAACTTTATGTATTTCAAAAAGTGTTGTAGTTGCTTCTTTTATAGCAGCTTTTTTAGCTATTTCAACATCACCTAAAGATGCATTTCTAAGACTGCTTGCATATTTGATTGCTCTATATATCCCACCACTTTTAAAAATAGGCTGACTTATTGCTATTACAGATGTGCTATCTTTTTTGTCAGAATCTTTATAATCCATATTTGAATATGTATATGTAATAGGATTAATCCAATCTTTACTTATTTTAGCACTATCTTCAATAGCTTTTTTTTCATTTAATTCAAATATTGTTGTTCTATCATTTGACAATATACTATCATTTGCCATTACAGCTACGCCAAATCCTAAAATAACCAATGAACTAAATTTTTTTAAGAGCATTTTCCAACCTTTCAAAACCTTCATCAATCTCATCTTTTGTTATTGTAAGAGGTGGTAAAAATCTTAATGTACTTCTACCACTTTTAAGTACCAATACACCCTCAGCAAATGCATTTGATACAATTTTAGCTAAGGTTTCATCATCTTTTATTTTAATACCACGCATCAAACCAAGTCCAACTGTGTCTAACATAATTTCAGAAAATTTTGTTCGTAACTCTTTTAGCTTCATATCAAAATAAATCAAATGTTCATCTAAAAGCCCACTATTTTTATAGTTTTCTAATATATCAAGTACTTCAAGTGCAGCGGTAGTAACAAGATAATTACCACCAAATGTACTACCATGGTCTCCTGCACTTAAAATATCTTTGTGCTTAGTAAGTACCGCACCAATAGGTACTCCACCGCCAAGACCTTTAGCAAGTGTTATAATATCTGGCTCTATATCATAAAGTTGACTTGCCAAAAACTCTCCACTTCTATAAACCCCAGTTTGAACTTCATCTACTATTAGAAGTATCTCTTTTTCTTTTAAAAATTTTGCAAGCTTTTGGATATCATCTTTATTAAATGGGCTAACACCACCTTCACCTTGAATAAGCTCAATCATAACAGCAACTGTTTCATCATCAATTGCTTGATAAACAGCTTCTAGTGATGGATCAAATCTAAAACCATCTGGATAGGGAGCAAAAAAATCACTATGAAATTTCGCTTGACCAGTTGCTTTTACTGTTGTTATAGTTCTTCCATGAAACGAGTGTTCTAGAGTAATAATTTTATACTTTTTATTTGCAAATTTAGTTTGCCCATATTTTCTAGCTATCTTAATAGCACCTTCATTGGCTTCAGCACCACTATTTGCAAAAAATGTAGCTACATCATAGCCAGTAAGTTCATTTATTTTTTGTCCTAAAAGTGCTTGAGGCTCTATCAAAAACAAATTTGAAATATGTGTTATATTTCTAACCTGTTCACAAATCTTATTTGCCACTCTTTCATTTCCATGCCCAACACTAACCACGCCAATACCACTGGTAAAGTCTATATACTTTTTATTTGTATCATCAAAAAGTGTAGCGTTTACACCTCTTTTGAAATTGACATAATTTCTTGCATAAGTTTGCATAACATACTGTTTATCAATATTTTCTAACATTTTTATCCTTCGGATTCGTGCATTTTAAGTTATTTGGAACCCCAGATTCATCTGGGCTTGTCTTGGTTTTATGCTCTCGGTGGTGCATAAATGCACATTACCTCAAGTTCCAAACCTAAAAATGATAAGAAATTATCATTTTCTTAACAGTTTTCACCAGATTACTCTGGCATTCCAATACCTAATTATTAAGTGTTAAAATGATACAATAAACAACTTTAGATTTAGTTAATTAAGGACAATTTATGCAACATTTAATTACAACAAAAGACTTTACAAATGATGAAATCAAAGCTCTTTATGAAGATGCTAAACTTTTTAATGATTTACAATCTAACCTAGTATTAAAAGGTAAGTTAATAGTTACACTATTTTTTGAAAACTCCACAAGAACTAGAAGTTCATTTGAAATAGCGGCCAAACGCCTAGGAGCTGATGTGGTAAACCTTGATGTGGGGACAAGTTCAAGTTCAAAAGGTGAGACTATTTTTGATACTGTTGCCAATTTAAACGCTATGAAACCTGATGCTATAGTTATCAGACACAGTGAATGTGGTCTTCCTCAAAGTTTGATTGATTTTGTGGATTGTCCTATACTAAACGCAGGTGATGGCAAAAACTCCCACCCTACTCAAGCCTTACTTGATTTATACACTATACTAGAACATTTTGATGGTGATGTAAAAGGGAAAAAACTAGCAATAGTAGGTGATATTAAAACTTCAAGAGTAGCGAGCAGCAACCTAGAGCTTCTTCCAAGATTTGGGATAGAGCCTATTTTAATAGCCCCTGAACACTTTATGCCTGATAATACACCATTCAAAAAGGAACAATTCCTACACCAAGTGATAGAAGAAGTGGATATAATAATGAGCCTAAGAACTCAATTAGAGCGACATTCACAAGCTTATTATCTATCCCTTGGAGAATATGGCAAAGATTATTGTATCACAAAAGAATCAGTTGGAGATAGAAATATACTACTACTCCACCCAGGACCAGTAAATAGAAACATAGATATAACAGACGAAATGCTTGTAGATGCAAGATGCAAGGTACTTAGGCAAGTAACAAATGGCGTTGCTGTGAGAATGGCAATTTTGAAGAAATTAATATTAAAGCACTGAGGTACTGAGTACTGAGGTTCTAAGACTTAAAAACTAAGAAACTCAGTACCTCAGCACTCATCACCTCATTAGCTTCAAAGGAACGACATGGATGCAATCAAAATATTAAAACAAAACGACCTACTAAGAGTCATAGATGATGAGCTAGATATTTATCTAGAAATCCCACATATTGCGTATGTGGAGGTAAAAAAACCAGATTCAAAGGCACTGTTGTTTACTAATGTAGTAGATAAAAAATCAGGTAAGAAGTTTGATACACCAGTATTGATGAATATTTTTTGTTCACCAAGAGCTGTGGAGCTTTTGATAGGAGATGTGGAACAAACTGCATCTAGGATACA contains:
- a CDS encoding ABC transporter permease; translated protein: MKFKYYLAPLIGLSVALPILALFIYFIVEGDLSLSNFTQTEMLSYFQNTLFLTIGTFILVVILGTVSSYLSARFEYFGDKIFAVLFVLPLAYPAYVIGYTYVGFFEFRGILSSLFGNNNLRLDVQNLYGAIFIFGISMFPYVYILARVSFGSVSSTVSELVSLQQISPIKAFFRVYFPLAYPAIFAGSILAIMETLSDYGTVVYFGIDTFSVGIFKNWFGYGDLAGAIRVAIVLLVFVFGILWTESLIRKKYRFASSTHSGKKASKIKLQGAKNILAFGISFLIVLFTLLIPTGVLVYWFWLDIDTLDFSAFGFLYNTLSLNIASSGVIIFLSFVVVYLIRFYPTKLSAVTHKLSILGYSIPGAVVGIGLLLFSHFIDRALGTVVLSGTFFMLVFAYTTRYFAVSIGSVENGFSRIDSSIDDASKVFGKSESGNIFKVYLPLMKPYIISGFLILYIDIAKELPATLILRPFNFDTLAVRIYELASNEMLYKVGFPSLLLVLTTAVAVVLLNSRVVRK
- a CDS encoding Fe(3+) ABC transporter substrate-binding protein: MGILSKVIKGAVAFSIAASAMMANEVNVYSHRHYDSDKELFAKFSQTTGIKVNVVTAKAEELVAKLAIEGTNTPADMLITADIGNLYEAKERGLLQSVTSNTLNQNIPAHLRDDAGEWYGLTKRARVFVYNPAKVDPKDLSDYMGLTDPKLKGKIITRTSTNAYNKSLLASIIANHGEAKALEFTKGLVANFARDPKGNDRDQIRAVAAGDGDIAIVNTYYLGIMLNSKDTKDVEIANSVKIFFPAQDAQGTHMNISGAGVTKYAKNKENAVKLIEFLSSTEAQTMFAEANHEFPVNEAVKASGTVASWGEFKEDQLPLNEVGKYNKKAVEIATHGNWK
- a CDS encoding carbon-nitrogen hydrolase family protein — protein: MRDQIAKIELCFLTKKDHKAVCDLMKDEYKHLQNSTWESWQLKALITKFPKGQVGIKIDGKLAGFALSIIVDYTLFDDMHTYKDITGNYTFNTHNALGDTLYGVDVFVSKKYRGLRLGRRLYDYRKELCEELNLKGIIFGGRLPNYQNYATDISPKEYIQKVKAKEIHDPVLNFQLSNDFYVRRIIQNYLEGDTQSHEYAALLTWNNIYYAKPKKNPNTQKTVIRLGLIQWQVRPYNNIAEVLEQAEFFIDAVSNYRSDFVLFPEFFNAPLMAKYNHLSEAEAIRALAGYTDQFKQEFSKLAVSYNINIITGSMPELIDDHLYNVGFLCKRDGSVEKYAKIHVTPDEKKIWGLKGSNEIKTFNTDCGKIGVLICYDAEFPELSRILASEGMQILFVPFLTDTQNGYSRVRICSQARAVENECYVAIAGCVGNLPKVHNMDIQYAQSAVFTPCDFAFSTNGVKAESTPNTEMILVADVDLDLLKELHNFGSVNNLKDRRTDMYEIKLKGRTPK
- a CDS encoding AI-2E family transporter; translation: MVSKHFMITVLIGSFLSIGYIFQSYLMSITIGAILAIATRPIYEALYTKLNFSYRRVLVSSFLTLTLFLFVFLPFIYFVGLSYQLIPNISSDQVMQYTQNIVAYLKNLPKPFDVFQESINALLGEFDIFNVDIDVIKSILNNVAQFFWKINGIVYQFFLILFFYFLFNIYGYNIFILITRLLPMVKRFKRILYAEFSNTISSVFFSTVFSMVTQGIAFGLFLYFTTDYDAFYVGMSVGFATAIPVIGAYVVIVPLIIIELLNQNYLFAGIIVLFTTVVLSGLIDNILRLIFMKYINKKFSLHYKLNELFILLAMLAGIGVFGGWGIIIGPAILSLCVAFILIYLKSRINSSEM
- a CDS encoding MFS transporter — encoded protein: MLSNTKTLIIPISSLFFAIAFLAIGYGMILTFVGVYLKDSGTSDFLIGLINSAFFLGAILSSIFSQKIISAVGHIRSFATFASCMVMAFLLHAIFFNEALWAVLRLISGFSFYGLLIILESWLNEKSDESQRGKILAIYTIIFYLSTALGQQFLNIEEDYKYAIFIIGSILVLISVVFISMTKIKEPILKPFEKVSFPKLYAIVPLALTGSFIGGFFVGGFFTMIPVYLIDKFASYEVVSLFMTITLIGGLIAQWPIGMLSDKYGRRKLIAFSGFFTSFVAILFVFLPQSSIVFYILGFSLGVSIFCLYALSLARANDVIDDNKDIVEISRALLFSYGLGSFVAPIVIGIGLEFYGEFIFVIFAILGIFLGFYSLSRKRVADDDMSVFVNVPVASGAILPEFDPRQDEEWVKEHQ
- a CDS encoding HEPN domain-containing protein: MANKTYANEWIEKAFHDLDSANILFISGHYTDTIGYLYHQALEKMFKSLIAYQNKPIEKTHNLIELHEMLSEYFDFDEDELMLLAIATTYHTKQRYPAINKTLPSKEEIQRVKKLSDYIFKHICSILDVNKSDFDKI
- a CDS encoding nucleotidyltransferase domain-containing protein, encoding MPKIDIEELKPLIIERLKPLNPDKIILFGSYAYGTPTDDSDIDLFIEKNSPVNNIDALALLKLRDLMKKYKIGFDILSATKQEILGREDSFYKTDILQKGIKLYG
- a CDS encoding SAM-dependent methyltransferase yields the protein MQEFSSYFNDWLYGEDGYYSKYKAIGKSGDFYTAVSTSMFFGGSIAKKIIQVIENGELPNDTTIVEIGAHHGYLLSDIIQFIYTLKPELLGTLKFAIVERYEHLRESQKEYFKVSFDDEIKLVHYQDISEVKLSSAFVVANEIFDAFACELIYTKDGVLQKAFVDDEHNIKFENCDDKEILEFCSKYKVEKGEYPLYYKEFAKTLSENIGVFHFCTFDYGDIYTRNDFSARIYHKHKVYPIFEEGLSLKELYKVSDITYDVPFSYLMDCFKDVGCEVEFRTQLQALVEFGIIDLLEILKKNTTEEHYLKEVNKVKILLEPTGMGDRFKMVYVKSSFK